The DNA sequence GAACAGCGTGTCGGCCAACGGCGTCAGCGGCCGCTGAAGGTTTCCCGCAGCCGGCTGAACAGCCCGCCGGAGTTGGCCGTCTGGGCGTGCGCGGACCGCACCGCCGCCTCCTCCTGCCCGCGGGACTTGACCTCCGTCAGCAGCTCCTTGGTACGGGCGTCGAGTTTGGTCGGGACAGTGACGTCGATGTGGGCGTGCAGATCACCGCGCACGCCGGAACGCAGGTGCGGCATACCGTGACCACGCAGCGTGGTGACCGATCCGGGCTGGGTGCCTGCCGGAATGGTGATCTCGGTCAGCCCGTCCAGGATCGCGTCGACGGTGACGCTGGTGCCCAGGGCGGCGTCGACCATCGGCACCGAAACGGTGCAGTGCAGGTCGTCGCCGTCGCGCACGAAGATGTCGTGCGGCTGTTCGTGGACCTCGACGTAGAGGTCGCCCGCGGGACCGCCGCCCGGCCCGACCTCACCCTGGGCGGCCAACCGCACCCGCATGCCGTCCCCGACACCGGCGGGGATCTTGACGCTGATGTCGCGCCGCGCGCGCACCCGGCCGTCGCCGCCACAGCGGTGGCAGGGATCGGGAATCACCTCGCCGACGCCGCGGCACTGCGGGCACGGACGGGACGTCATGACCTGACCCAGCAGTGAGCGCTGAACGCTCTGCACCTCGCCGCGGCCGCCGCAGATGTCGCAGGTGACCGGGGTCGAGTTGCCGTGGGTGCCCTTGCCCTGGCAGATATCGCACAGGATGGCGGTGTCGACGGTGACCTGCTTGGTCACCCCGGTCGCGCACTCGGCCAGATCCAGCCGCATCCGCAGCAGCGAGTCCGAGCCGGGCCGGACCCGACCGACCGGACCGCGCGATCCGGTACCGCCTCCGAAGAACGCCTCGAACACGTCGCCGAGACCGCCGAACCCGGCGAAGCCGTTGCCCGCCGCACCGTTCTCCAGCGGGTCACCGCCGAGGTCGACGATGCGCCGCTTCTCCGGATCGGAGAGCACCTCGTAGGCGGTGCTGATCTCCTTGAACTTGTGCTGGGCTTCCTCGTCGGGGTTGACGTCGGGATGGTATTCGCGGGCCAGCTTGCGATAGGCGCGTTTGAGCTCCTGATCGCTCGCACCCTTGCTGACCCCGAGCAGGCCGTAGTAGTCGCGTGCCACGCTTGACCTTTCGAAAATCTCTGCCGATTAGCCGGTTCTGTTGCCGAGAACTTCGCCGATGTACGTCGCAACCGCCGCAACGTTGGCGATAGTTCCCGGGTAGTCCATCCGGGTCGGCCCCAACACACCCATGCCGCCGTACACGGTGTTGGAGCTGCCGTACGTCGTGGTCACCACCGAGGTGCCGAGGATCTGCTCGGCCTCGGTCTCGTGACCGATACGCACCGTGACCTTACCCGCCTCCTGCTGGGCGGCCAGCAGTCGAAGCACCACCACCTGCTCTTCGAGCGCTTCCAGGACGGTGCGCAGCGAACTGCCGAAATCCGCGGTGTTGCGGGTCAGGTTCGCGGTGCCACCCATCAGCAGTCGCTCTTCGTTGTGCTCGACCAGCGACTCCAGCAAGACGGTCGCCGACCGGCCGACCGCGTCACCCAGTCCCCCCGAGCCGTCGAGCCGGGCCGCCAGGTCGGCGACCGCGACCGAGGCCGCGGCCAGCCGC is a window from the Mycolicibacterium anyangense genome containing:
- the dnaJ gene encoding molecular chaperone DnaJ; this encodes MARDYYGLLGVSKGASDQELKRAYRKLAREYHPDVNPDEEAQHKFKEISTAYEVLSDPEKRRIVDLGGDPLENGAAGNGFAGFGGLGDVFEAFFGGGTGSRGPVGRVRPGSDSLLRMRLDLAECATGVTKQVTVDTAILCDICQGKGTHGNSTPVTCDICGGRGEVQSVQRSLLGQVMTSRPCPQCRGVGEVIPDPCHRCGGDGRVRARRDISVKIPAGVGDGMRVRLAAQGEVGPGGGPAGDLYVEVHEQPHDIFVRDGDDLHCTVSVPMVDAALGTSVTVDAILDGLTEITIPAGTQPGSVTTLRGHGMPHLRSGVRGDLHAHIDVTVPTKLDARTKELLTEVKSRGQEEAAVRSAHAQTANSGGLFSRLRETFSGR